A single Xiphias gladius isolate SHS-SW01 ecotype Sanya breed wild chromosome 22, ASM1685928v1, whole genome shotgun sequence DNA region contains:
- the LOC120783910 gene encoding protein MTSS 1-like isoform X1, with amino-acid sequence MEAVIEKECSALGGLFQTVIGDMKSSYPIWEDFITKAGKLQSQLRATVVAVAAFLDAFQKVADLATNSRGGTRDIGSALTRMCMRHRSIETKLKQFSMGFLEGLINPLQEQMEEWKRGVNTLDKDHAKEYKRARQEIKKKSSDTLKLQKKAKKADNLGRGDIQPQLDSAMQDVSDKYILLEETEKQALRKALIEERQRFCCFVAMLRPVVDEEISMLGEVTHLQAISDDLKALTSDPHKLPPASEQVILDLKGSDYGWSYQTPPSSPSTTMSRKSSMCSSLNSVNSSDSRGSSGSHSHSPSSSSSSSSSHHLFHHHHPHNRYRSATLPQQAPARLSSISSHDSGFISSSQDQYTSSKSSSPMPAETKPCPSSSCSEVSETGQVHSDCNSPPSLAAASAPQHTTDKLSNGFDHYSPASSPYLHSNGGSLGSVSGTAFPFFPPPSSSTTSSSCPTRSWSRPASALLPDYPHYCTMGSPMVPSSRVPSWKDWAKPGPYDQPMVNTLRRKKDKDTPAVIDTNGSMNIDSSQSSVPALISTSTQAPAMLQTPSSLASVEEKSRTVAAPLKAGDIEAHEELALALSRGLELDTQRSSRDSIQCSSGYSTQTNTPCCSEDTIPSQVSDYDYFSMAGDQEPEQQQSDFDKSSTIPRNSDISQSYRRMFQTKRPASTAGLPSTQAPYPGQGAHTAGPYPPTPIHTGAYPTTATGVYPSTPTGHGPVIVTPGVATIRRTPSSKPSARRSGSVVGGGPIPIRTPVVPVKIPTVPDMSGAVNGSRSAQEMGGGGGGESPDSPTFAGGADAGSLPVMSWSGQAKTNPPTSQLTQPHLQSEIGPEGGGEEAGEGGEGNMLVAIRKGVKLKRTLTNDRSAPRIA; translated from the exons GTGGGACCAGAGACATTGGATCAGCGTTGACCAGGATGTGTATGAGACATCGCAGTATAGAGACTAAACTCAAACAGTTCTCCAT GGGTTTCCTGGAGGGTCTGATTAACCCTCTACAAGAACAGATGGAGGAGTGGAAAAGGGGAGTAAATACTTTGGACAAGGACCATGCAAAAG AGTATAAAAGAGCTCGGCAGGAAATTAAGAAGAAGTCCTCGGACACACTGAAACTTcagaagaaagcaaagaaag CTGATAATCTAG GTCGAGGTGATATCCAGCCCCAGTTGGACAGCGCCATGCAGGATGTCagtgataaatacattttgctggaggagacagagaaacaggccCTGAGGAAGGCTCTTatagaggagagacagagattcTGCTGTTTCGTAGCCATGCTTCGGCCTGTAGTG GACGAGGAGATATCTATGTTGGGAGAGGTCACCCATCTCCAGGCCATCTCTGATGACCTCAAagccctgacctctgacccacACAAGCTTCCCCCTGCTAGTGAACAG GTGATTTTGGACCTGAAGGGCTCGGACTATGGCTGGTCATATCAAACGCCGCCCTCATCCCCCAGCACCACCATGTCTAGGAAATCTAGCATGTGCAG TAGTCTGAACAGCGTTAACAGTAGTGACTCCAGGGGATCCAGTGGCTCTCACTCTcattctccttcctcctcttcttcctcctcttcctcacaccACCTCTTCCACCACCATCACCCCCACAATCGGTACCGTAGCGCCACGCTACCGCAGCAGGCCCCAGCTCGGCTCTCTAGCATCTCCTCCCACGACTCGGGCTTCATTTCTTCATCGCAAGACCAGTACACGTCGTCCAAATCATCCTCGCCTATGCCAGCCGAaacaaag CCTTGTCCCAGTTCCAGCTGCTCTGAGGTGTCAGAGACTGGGCAGGTTCACAGTGACTGCAACTCTCCCCCTTCTCTAGCTGCTGCTAGTGCACCTCAGCACACTACTGACAAG TTGTCCAATGGTTTTGACCACTACAGTCCGGCCAGTTCCCCCTACCTGCATAGCAACGGGGGGAGTTTGGGCTCAGTGTCAGGCACTGCCTTCCCgttcttccctcctccctcctcatccaccacctcctcctcgtGCCCCACTCGTTCATGGTCACGTCCCGCCTCAGCCTTGCTGCCAGACTACCCTCACTACTGCACAATGGGCTCTCCCATGGTGCCTTCATCTCGAGTCCCCAGCTGGAAG GACTGGGCGAAGCCAGGGCCTTATGACCAGCCCATGGTCAACACACTaaggaggaagaaagacaagGACACCCCAGCTGTAATAGACACTAATGGGAGTATGAACATTGACAGCAGCCAATCCTCAGTCCCAGCCTTGATCTCGACCTCAACACAGGCTCCGGCTATGCTACAAACACCAAGCTCATTGGCCTCAGTGGAAGAGAAGAGCAGGACTGTGGCTGCACCTCTCAAG GCTGGTGACATTGAGGCCCATGAGGAACTGGCTCTGGCCTTATCCAGAGGTCTGGAGCTGGACACCCAGAGGTCCAGTAGAGACTCCATCCAGTGCTCCAGTGGCTACAGCACGCAGACCAACACGCCCTGCTGCTCAGAAGACACTATACCTTCACAAG TATCAGATTATGACTATTTCTCAATGGCTGGAGATCAGGAGcctgagcagcagcagtctgaCTTTGACAAGTCCTCCACCATCCCCAGAAACAGTGACATCAGTCAGTCCTACCGACGCATGTTCCAGACCAAACGCCCAGCCTCCACAGCTGGCCTGCCCAGCACACAGGCTCCTTATCCCGGACAGGGGGCCCACACTGCAGGGCCCTATCCCCCCACACCTATCCACACAGGAGCTTATCCAACTACCGCTACTGGGGTTTATCCTTCTACCCCTACAG GTCACGGTCCAGTTATTGTCACCCCGGGGGTTGCCACAATCCGCCGCACCCCCTCTTCAAAACCTTCTGCTCGCCGTTCAGGCTCTGTTGTGGGTGGAGGCCCCATCCCTATTCGTACACCCGTCGTCCCAGTAAAAATCCCAACGGTGCCCGATATGTCAGGAGCAGTTAATGGGAGCAGGAGTGCACAggagatgggaggaggaggaggaggagaaagccCAGATTCTCCAACATTTGCAGGTGGGGCGGACGCTGGCTCATTGCCTGTGATGTCCTGGAGTGGTCAGGCTAAAACCAACCCTCCCACCAGCCAGCTGACCCAGCCGCACCTTCAGAGTGAGATTGGgccagaaggaggaggagaggaggcaggagaagGGGGAGAAGGAAACATGCTGGTGGCCATACGCAAGGGGGTCAAACTCAAGAGAACCCTCACCAACGATCGATCTGCACCACGCATTGCATGA
- the LOC120783910 gene encoding protein MTSS 1-like isoform X4 yields the protein MEAVIEKECSALGGLFQTVIGDMKSSYPIWEDFITKAGKLQSQLRATVVAVAAFLDAFQKVADLATNSRGGTRDIGSALTRMCMRHRSIETKLKQFSMGFLEGLINPLQEQMEEWKRGVNTLDKDHAKEYKRARQEIKKKSSDTLKLQKKAKKADNLGRGDIQPQLDSAMQDVSDKYILLEETEKQALRKALIEERQRFCCFVAMLRPVVDEEISMLGEVTHLQAISDDLKALTSDPHKLPPASEQVILDLKGSDYGWSYQTPPSSPSTTMSRKSSMCSATLPQQAPARLSSISSHDSGFISSSQDQYTSSKSSSPMPAETKPCPSSSCSEVSETGQVHSDCNSPPSLAAASAPQHTTDKLSNGFDHYSPASSPYLHSNGGSLGSVSGTAFPFFPPPSSSTTSSSCPTRSWSRPASALLPDYPHYCTMGSPMVPSSRVPSWKDWAKPGPYDQPMVNTLRRKKDKDTPAVIDTNGSMNIDSSQSSVPALISTSTQAPAMLQTPSSLASVEEKSRTVAAPLKAGDIEAHEELALALSRGLELDTQRSSRDSIQCSSGYSTQTNTPCCSEDTIPSQVSDYDYFSMAGDQEPEQQQSDFDKSSTIPRNSDISQSYRRMFQTKRPASTAGLPSTQAPYPGQGAHTAGPYPPTPIHTGAYPTTATGVYPSTPTGHGPVIVTPGVATIRRTPSSKPSARRSGSVVGGGPIPIRTPVVPVKIPTVPDMSGAVNGSRSAQEMGGGGGGESPDSPTFAGGADAGSLPVMSWSGQAKTNPPTSQLTQPHLQSEIGPEGGGEEAGEGGEGNMLVAIRKGVKLKRTLTNDRSAPRIA from the exons GTGGGACCAGAGACATTGGATCAGCGTTGACCAGGATGTGTATGAGACATCGCAGTATAGAGACTAAACTCAAACAGTTCTCCAT GGGTTTCCTGGAGGGTCTGATTAACCCTCTACAAGAACAGATGGAGGAGTGGAAAAGGGGAGTAAATACTTTGGACAAGGACCATGCAAAAG AGTATAAAAGAGCTCGGCAGGAAATTAAGAAGAAGTCCTCGGACACACTGAAACTTcagaagaaagcaaagaaag CTGATAATCTAG GTCGAGGTGATATCCAGCCCCAGTTGGACAGCGCCATGCAGGATGTCagtgataaatacattttgctggaggagacagagaaacaggccCTGAGGAAGGCTCTTatagaggagagacagagattcTGCTGTTTCGTAGCCATGCTTCGGCCTGTAGTG GACGAGGAGATATCTATGTTGGGAGAGGTCACCCATCTCCAGGCCATCTCTGATGACCTCAAagccctgacctctgacccacACAAGCTTCCCCCTGCTAGTGAACAG GTGATTTTGGACCTGAAGGGCTCGGACTATGGCTGGTCATATCAAACGCCGCCCTCATCCCCCAGCACCACCATGTCTAGGAAATCTAGCATGTGCAG CGCCACGCTACCGCAGCAGGCCCCAGCTCGGCTCTCTAGCATCTCCTCCCACGACTCGGGCTTCATTTCTTCATCGCAAGACCAGTACACGTCGTCCAAATCATCCTCGCCTATGCCAGCCGAaacaaag CCTTGTCCCAGTTCCAGCTGCTCTGAGGTGTCAGAGACTGGGCAGGTTCACAGTGACTGCAACTCTCCCCCTTCTCTAGCTGCTGCTAGTGCACCTCAGCACACTACTGACAAG TTGTCCAATGGTTTTGACCACTACAGTCCGGCCAGTTCCCCCTACCTGCATAGCAACGGGGGGAGTTTGGGCTCAGTGTCAGGCACTGCCTTCCCgttcttccctcctccctcctcatccaccacctcctcctcgtGCCCCACTCGTTCATGGTCACGTCCCGCCTCAGCCTTGCTGCCAGACTACCCTCACTACTGCACAATGGGCTCTCCCATGGTGCCTTCATCTCGAGTCCCCAGCTGGAAG GACTGGGCGAAGCCAGGGCCTTATGACCAGCCCATGGTCAACACACTaaggaggaagaaagacaagGACACCCCAGCTGTAATAGACACTAATGGGAGTATGAACATTGACAGCAGCCAATCCTCAGTCCCAGCCTTGATCTCGACCTCAACACAGGCTCCGGCTATGCTACAAACACCAAGCTCATTGGCCTCAGTGGAAGAGAAGAGCAGGACTGTGGCTGCACCTCTCAAG GCTGGTGACATTGAGGCCCATGAGGAACTGGCTCTGGCCTTATCCAGAGGTCTGGAGCTGGACACCCAGAGGTCCAGTAGAGACTCCATCCAGTGCTCCAGTGGCTACAGCACGCAGACCAACACGCCCTGCTGCTCAGAAGACACTATACCTTCACAAG TATCAGATTATGACTATTTCTCAATGGCTGGAGATCAGGAGcctgagcagcagcagtctgaCTTTGACAAGTCCTCCACCATCCCCAGAAACAGTGACATCAGTCAGTCCTACCGACGCATGTTCCAGACCAAACGCCCAGCCTCCACAGCTGGCCTGCCCAGCACACAGGCTCCTTATCCCGGACAGGGGGCCCACACTGCAGGGCCCTATCCCCCCACACCTATCCACACAGGAGCTTATCCAACTACCGCTACTGGGGTTTATCCTTCTACCCCTACAG GTCACGGTCCAGTTATTGTCACCCCGGGGGTTGCCACAATCCGCCGCACCCCCTCTTCAAAACCTTCTGCTCGCCGTTCAGGCTCTGTTGTGGGTGGAGGCCCCATCCCTATTCGTACACCCGTCGTCCCAGTAAAAATCCCAACGGTGCCCGATATGTCAGGAGCAGTTAATGGGAGCAGGAGTGCACAggagatgggaggaggaggaggaggagaaagccCAGATTCTCCAACATTTGCAGGTGGGGCGGACGCTGGCTCATTGCCTGTGATGTCCTGGAGTGGTCAGGCTAAAACCAACCCTCCCACCAGCCAGCTGACCCAGCCGCACCTTCAGAGTGAGATTGGgccagaaggaggaggagaggaggcaggagaagGGGGAGAAGGAAACATGCTGGTGGCCATACGCAAGGGGGTCAAACTCAAGAGAACCCTCACCAACGATCGATCTGCACCACGCATTGCATGA
- the LOC120783910 gene encoding protein MTSS 1-like isoform X5, whose translation MEAVIEKECSALGGLFQTVIGDMKSSYPIWEDFITKAGKLQSQLRATVVAVAAFLDAFQKVADLATNSRGGTRDIGSALTRMCMRHRSIETKLKQFSMGFLEGLINPLQEQMEEWKRGVNTLDKDHAKEYKRARQEIKKKSSDTLKLQKKAKKGRGDIQPQLDSAMQDVSDKYILLEETEKQALRKALIEERQRFCCFVAMLRPVVDEEISMLGEVTHLQAISDDLKALTSDPHKLPPASEQVILDLKGSDYGWSYQTPPSSPSTTMSRKSSMCSATLPQQAPARLSSISSHDSGFISSSQDQYTSSKSSSPMPAETKPCPSSSCSEVSETGQVHSDCNSPPSLAAASAPQHTTDKLSNGFDHYSPASSPYLHSNGGSLGSVSGTAFPFFPPPSSSTTSSSCPTRSWSRPASALLPDYPHYCTMGSPMVPSSRVPSWKDWAKPGPYDQPMVNTLRRKKDKDTPAVIDTNGSMNIDSSQSSVPALISTSTQAPAMLQTPSSLASVEEKSRTVAAPLKAGDIEAHEELALALSRGLELDTQRSSRDSIQCSSGYSTQTNTPCCSEDTIPSQVSDYDYFSMAGDQEPEQQQSDFDKSSTIPRNSDISQSYRRMFQTKRPASTAGLPSTQAPYPGQGAHTAGPYPPTPIHTGAYPTTATGVYPSTPTGHGPVIVTPGVATIRRTPSSKPSARRSGSVVGGGPIPIRTPVVPVKIPTVPDMSGAVNGSRSAQEMGGGGGGESPDSPTFAGGADAGSLPVMSWSGQAKTNPPTSQLTQPHLQSEIGPEGGGEEAGEGGEGNMLVAIRKGVKLKRTLTNDRSAPRIA comes from the exons GTGGGACCAGAGACATTGGATCAGCGTTGACCAGGATGTGTATGAGACATCGCAGTATAGAGACTAAACTCAAACAGTTCTCCAT GGGTTTCCTGGAGGGTCTGATTAACCCTCTACAAGAACAGATGGAGGAGTGGAAAAGGGGAGTAAATACTTTGGACAAGGACCATGCAAAAG AGTATAAAAGAGCTCGGCAGGAAATTAAGAAGAAGTCCTCGGACACACTGAAACTTcagaagaaagcaaagaaag GTCGAGGTGATATCCAGCCCCAGTTGGACAGCGCCATGCAGGATGTCagtgataaatacattttgctggaggagacagagaaacaggccCTGAGGAAGGCTCTTatagaggagagacagagattcTGCTGTTTCGTAGCCATGCTTCGGCCTGTAGTG GACGAGGAGATATCTATGTTGGGAGAGGTCACCCATCTCCAGGCCATCTCTGATGACCTCAAagccctgacctctgacccacACAAGCTTCCCCCTGCTAGTGAACAG GTGATTTTGGACCTGAAGGGCTCGGACTATGGCTGGTCATATCAAACGCCGCCCTCATCCCCCAGCACCACCATGTCTAGGAAATCTAGCATGTGCAG CGCCACGCTACCGCAGCAGGCCCCAGCTCGGCTCTCTAGCATCTCCTCCCACGACTCGGGCTTCATTTCTTCATCGCAAGACCAGTACACGTCGTCCAAATCATCCTCGCCTATGCCAGCCGAaacaaag CCTTGTCCCAGTTCCAGCTGCTCTGAGGTGTCAGAGACTGGGCAGGTTCACAGTGACTGCAACTCTCCCCCTTCTCTAGCTGCTGCTAGTGCACCTCAGCACACTACTGACAAG TTGTCCAATGGTTTTGACCACTACAGTCCGGCCAGTTCCCCCTACCTGCATAGCAACGGGGGGAGTTTGGGCTCAGTGTCAGGCACTGCCTTCCCgttcttccctcctccctcctcatccaccacctcctcctcgtGCCCCACTCGTTCATGGTCACGTCCCGCCTCAGCCTTGCTGCCAGACTACCCTCACTACTGCACAATGGGCTCTCCCATGGTGCCTTCATCTCGAGTCCCCAGCTGGAAG GACTGGGCGAAGCCAGGGCCTTATGACCAGCCCATGGTCAACACACTaaggaggaagaaagacaagGACACCCCAGCTGTAATAGACACTAATGGGAGTATGAACATTGACAGCAGCCAATCCTCAGTCCCAGCCTTGATCTCGACCTCAACACAGGCTCCGGCTATGCTACAAACACCAAGCTCATTGGCCTCAGTGGAAGAGAAGAGCAGGACTGTGGCTGCACCTCTCAAG GCTGGTGACATTGAGGCCCATGAGGAACTGGCTCTGGCCTTATCCAGAGGTCTGGAGCTGGACACCCAGAGGTCCAGTAGAGACTCCATCCAGTGCTCCAGTGGCTACAGCACGCAGACCAACACGCCCTGCTGCTCAGAAGACACTATACCTTCACAAG TATCAGATTATGACTATTTCTCAATGGCTGGAGATCAGGAGcctgagcagcagcagtctgaCTTTGACAAGTCCTCCACCATCCCCAGAAACAGTGACATCAGTCAGTCCTACCGACGCATGTTCCAGACCAAACGCCCAGCCTCCACAGCTGGCCTGCCCAGCACACAGGCTCCTTATCCCGGACAGGGGGCCCACACTGCAGGGCCCTATCCCCCCACACCTATCCACACAGGAGCTTATCCAACTACCGCTACTGGGGTTTATCCTTCTACCCCTACAG GTCACGGTCCAGTTATTGTCACCCCGGGGGTTGCCACAATCCGCCGCACCCCCTCTTCAAAACCTTCTGCTCGCCGTTCAGGCTCTGTTGTGGGTGGAGGCCCCATCCCTATTCGTACACCCGTCGTCCCAGTAAAAATCCCAACGGTGCCCGATATGTCAGGAGCAGTTAATGGGAGCAGGAGTGCACAggagatgggaggaggaggaggaggagaaagccCAGATTCTCCAACATTTGCAGGTGGGGCGGACGCTGGCTCATTGCCTGTGATGTCCTGGAGTGGTCAGGCTAAAACCAACCCTCCCACCAGCCAGCTGACCCAGCCGCACCTTCAGAGTGAGATTGGgccagaaggaggaggagaggaggcaggagaagGGGGAGAAGGAAACATGCTGGTGGCCATACGCAAGGGGGTCAAACTCAAGAGAACCCTCACCAACGATCGATCTGCACCACGCATTGCATGA
- the LOC120783910 gene encoding protein MTSS 1-like isoform X3, with the protein MEAVIEKECSALGGLFQTVIGDMKSSYPIWEDFITKAGKLQSQLRATVVAVAAFLDAFQKVADLATNSRGGTRDIGSALTRMCMRHRSIETKLKQFSMGFLEGLINPLQEQMEEWKRGVNTLDKDHAKEYKRARQEIKKKSSDTLKLQKKAKKADNLGRGDIQPQLDSAMQDVSDKYILLEETEKQALRKALIEERQRFCCFVAMLRPVVDEEISMLGEVTHLQAISDDLKALTSDPHKLPPASEQVILDLKGSDYGWSYQTPPSSPSTTMSRKSSMCSSLNSVNSSDSRGSSGSHSHSPSSSSSSSSSHHLFHHHHPHNRYRSATLPQQAPARLSSISSHDSGFISSSQDQYTSSKSSSPMPAETKLSNGFDHYSPASSPYLHSNGGSLGSVSGTAFPFFPPPSSSTTSSSCPTRSWSRPASALLPDYPHYCTMGSPMVPSSRVPSWKDWAKPGPYDQPMVNTLRRKKDKDTPAVIDTNGSMNIDSSQSSVPALISTSTQAPAMLQTPSSLASVEEKSRTVAAPLKAGDIEAHEELALALSRGLELDTQRSSRDSIQCSSGYSTQTNTPCCSEDTIPSQVSDYDYFSMAGDQEPEQQQSDFDKSSTIPRNSDISQSYRRMFQTKRPASTAGLPSTQAPYPGQGAHTAGPYPPTPIHTGAYPTTATGVYPSTPTGHGPVIVTPGVATIRRTPSSKPSARRSGSVVGGGPIPIRTPVVPVKIPTVPDMSGAVNGSRSAQEMGGGGGGESPDSPTFAGGADAGSLPVMSWSGQAKTNPPTSQLTQPHLQSEIGPEGGGEEAGEGGEGNMLVAIRKGVKLKRTLTNDRSAPRIA; encoded by the exons GTGGGACCAGAGACATTGGATCAGCGTTGACCAGGATGTGTATGAGACATCGCAGTATAGAGACTAAACTCAAACAGTTCTCCAT GGGTTTCCTGGAGGGTCTGATTAACCCTCTACAAGAACAGATGGAGGAGTGGAAAAGGGGAGTAAATACTTTGGACAAGGACCATGCAAAAG AGTATAAAAGAGCTCGGCAGGAAATTAAGAAGAAGTCCTCGGACACACTGAAACTTcagaagaaagcaaagaaag CTGATAATCTAG GTCGAGGTGATATCCAGCCCCAGTTGGACAGCGCCATGCAGGATGTCagtgataaatacattttgctggaggagacagagaaacaggccCTGAGGAAGGCTCTTatagaggagagacagagattcTGCTGTTTCGTAGCCATGCTTCGGCCTGTAGTG GACGAGGAGATATCTATGTTGGGAGAGGTCACCCATCTCCAGGCCATCTCTGATGACCTCAAagccctgacctctgacccacACAAGCTTCCCCCTGCTAGTGAACAG GTGATTTTGGACCTGAAGGGCTCGGACTATGGCTGGTCATATCAAACGCCGCCCTCATCCCCCAGCACCACCATGTCTAGGAAATCTAGCATGTGCAG TAGTCTGAACAGCGTTAACAGTAGTGACTCCAGGGGATCCAGTGGCTCTCACTCTcattctccttcctcctcttcttcctcctcttcctcacaccACCTCTTCCACCACCATCACCCCCACAATCGGTACCGTAGCGCCACGCTACCGCAGCAGGCCCCAGCTCGGCTCTCTAGCATCTCCTCCCACGACTCGGGCTTCATTTCTTCATCGCAAGACCAGTACACGTCGTCCAAATCATCCTCGCCTATGCCAGCCGAaacaaag TTGTCCAATGGTTTTGACCACTACAGTCCGGCCAGTTCCCCCTACCTGCATAGCAACGGGGGGAGTTTGGGCTCAGTGTCAGGCACTGCCTTCCCgttcttccctcctccctcctcatccaccacctcctcctcgtGCCCCACTCGTTCATGGTCACGTCCCGCCTCAGCCTTGCTGCCAGACTACCCTCACTACTGCACAATGGGCTCTCCCATGGTGCCTTCATCTCGAGTCCCCAGCTGGAAG GACTGGGCGAAGCCAGGGCCTTATGACCAGCCCATGGTCAACACACTaaggaggaagaaagacaagGACACCCCAGCTGTAATAGACACTAATGGGAGTATGAACATTGACAGCAGCCAATCCTCAGTCCCAGCCTTGATCTCGACCTCAACACAGGCTCCGGCTATGCTACAAACACCAAGCTCATTGGCCTCAGTGGAAGAGAAGAGCAGGACTGTGGCTGCACCTCTCAAG GCTGGTGACATTGAGGCCCATGAGGAACTGGCTCTGGCCTTATCCAGAGGTCTGGAGCTGGACACCCAGAGGTCCAGTAGAGACTCCATCCAGTGCTCCAGTGGCTACAGCACGCAGACCAACACGCCCTGCTGCTCAGAAGACACTATACCTTCACAAG TATCAGATTATGACTATTTCTCAATGGCTGGAGATCAGGAGcctgagcagcagcagtctgaCTTTGACAAGTCCTCCACCATCCCCAGAAACAGTGACATCAGTCAGTCCTACCGACGCATGTTCCAGACCAAACGCCCAGCCTCCACAGCTGGCCTGCCCAGCACACAGGCTCCTTATCCCGGACAGGGGGCCCACACTGCAGGGCCCTATCCCCCCACACCTATCCACACAGGAGCTTATCCAACTACCGCTACTGGGGTTTATCCTTCTACCCCTACAG GTCACGGTCCAGTTATTGTCACCCCGGGGGTTGCCACAATCCGCCGCACCCCCTCTTCAAAACCTTCTGCTCGCCGTTCAGGCTCTGTTGTGGGTGGAGGCCCCATCCCTATTCGTACACCCGTCGTCCCAGTAAAAATCCCAACGGTGCCCGATATGTCAGGAGCAGTTAATGGGAGCAGGAGTGCACAggagatgggaggaggaggaggaggagaaagccCAGATTCTCCAACATTTGCAGGTGGGGCGGACGCTGGCTCATTGCCTGTGATGTCCTGGAGTGGTCAGGCTAAAACCAACCCTCCCACCAGCCAGCTGACCCAGCCGCACCTTCAGAGTGAGATTGGgccagaaggaggaggagaggaggcaggagaagGGGGAGAAGGAAACATGCTGGTGGCCATACGCAAGGGGGTCAAACTCAAGAGAACCCTCACCAACGATCGATCTGCACCACGCATTGCATGA